From the Synechococcus sp. Nb3U1 genome, one window contains:
- a CDS encoding NAD(P)H-quinone oxidoreductase subunit F encodes MSGSVLLESSWWIPSYGLAGAALATPWATGWVKRRGPRPAAYINISLTLVALAHGALVLQQVWGHAPYIVDYPWFQVADLDLSLSLEISPITMGAVVWISGLSLLAQIYALGYLDKDWGLGRFSALMGFFEGALTGIAISDSLFLSYALLEMLTLSTYLLVGFWYAQPLVVTAARDAFLTKRVGDLLLLMGVVAVSNFSGALTFSDLRDWAATASLEPTWAALMGLALMAGPLGKCAQFPLHLWLDEAMEGPNPASIMRNSVVVACGAFVLIKLQPLLALSPITDGFLVTIGTVTAIGGSLVALAQIDIKRTFSYSTSAYLGLVFVAVGMQQPDLALELLLMHGMAKALLFTGVGSIIYTTATQNLTELGGLRSRMPATVTAFAVGSLGMVALLPLGCFWTMARLALVYSVLQPALVGVLLLVNGLTALNLMRVFGLVFQGSIQPKTRRAPEVGWLMALPMGILAVQTLLMPWLLWHWQLYPGWIPKLKLMAALLVLSGAVGAGVGGWLYWGGKRMLHLPWPEVQDLLAYDFYTGRLYQALVVQPVSALSRGLEWLDRNWVDGLVNGVSLAFLFSGETLKYTLSGRMQLYVLLILIGVVVVVTWLMRSPGLGLA; translated from the coding sequence ATGTCAGGCAGTGTTTTATTAGAGAGCAGTTGGTGGATCCCCTCCTACGGGTTAGCGGGGGCAGCCTTGGCCACTCCCTGGGCGACAGGATGGGTCAAGCGCCGTGGCCCTCGTCCAGCGGCCTACATCAACATTTCGCTGACTTTGGTGGCTCTGGCCCACGGTGCCTTGGTGCTGCAGCAGGTGTGGGGTCATGCTCCTTACATCGTGGACTATCCCTGGTTTCAGGTGGCGGATCTAGATTTGTCCCTGTCCCTAGAAATCTCTCCCATCACCATGGGGGCAGTGGTCTGGATCAGCGGTCTCAGTTTGTTGGCGCAGATCTACGCTCTCGGCTACTTGGATAAAGACTGGGGGCTGGGGCGCTTTTCGGCGTTGATGGGCTTTTTTGAGGGAGCTCTCACTGGCATTGCGATTAGTGATTCGCTGTTTTTGAGCTACGCGCTGCTGGAGATGCTCACTTTGTCTACCTATCTGTTAGTGGGCTTCTGGTACGCCCAGCCCTTGGTGGTGACGGCGGCGCGGGATGCCTTTTTAACCAAGCGGGTAGGGGATCTGCTGCTGCTGATGGGGGTGGTGGCGGTTTCCAATTTCTCGGGGGCTTTGACGTTTTCCGATTTGCGGGATTGGGCGGCGACGGCCAGCTTGGAGCCCACTTGGGCGGCCTTGATGGGGTTGGCTTTGATGGCGGGGCCACTGGGAAAATGTGCGCAATTTCCGCTGCACCTGTGGTTGGATGAGGCGATGGAGGGGCCAAACCCGGCCTCAATTATGCGCAACTCGGTGGTGGTGGCCTGCGGGGCTTTTGTGCTGATTAAACTGCAACCCCTTTTGGCTCTCTCCCCGATTACGGATGGCTTTTTGGTTACTATCGGTACGGTTACGGCGATTGGCGGATCCCTGGTGGCGCTGGCGCAAATTGATATCAAACGCACCTTTTCCTATTCCACGAGTGCCTACTTGGGCTTGGTGTTCGTAGCTGTAGGGATGCAGCAGCCGGATTTGGCGCTGGAGCTGTTGTTGATGCACGGCATGGCCAAAGCATTGCTATTTACGGGGGTGGGATCCATCATCTACACCACTGCAACCCAGAACCTGACGGAATTGGGGGGATTGCGCAGCCGCATGCCTGCTACAGTGACCGCCTTTGCGGTGGGATCTTTGGGAATGGTAGCGCTGTTGCCGCTGGGCTGCTTCTGGACAATGGCCCGCCTAGCGTTGGTATATAGCGTTTTGCAACCGGCCTTAGTGGGGGTGCTGCTGTTGGTGAATGGCCTCACTGCCCTAAACCTGATGCGGGTGTTTGGCCTAGTATTTCAGGGATCCATACAGCCCAAGACCCGCCGTGCGCCGGAGGTGGGCTGGTTGATGGCTTTGCCAATGGGGATCCTGGCGGTGCAAACCCTGCTCATGCCCTGGCTGCTCTGGCACTGGCAGCTCTATCCGGGGTGGATCCCCAAATTGAAGCTAATGGCAGCCTTGCTGGTTCTCTCCGGTGCGGTGGGAGCGGGTGTGGGCGGCTGGCTGTACTGGGGGGGCAAACGGATGCTGCATCTCCCCTGGCCGGAGGTGCAAGATCTGCTGGCCTACGACTTTTATACAGGGCGGTTATATCAAGCCCTGGTGGTGCAGCCGGTCAGTGCCCTCTCGCGGGGGTTGGAATGGCTCGACCGCAACTGGGTGGATGGCTTGGTGAACGGGGTGAGCTTGGCCTTTTTATTTAGTGGCGAAACCTTGAAGTACACCTTGTCAGGGCGGATGCAACTGTATGTGCTGCTGATTTTGATTGGGGTGGTGGTGGTGGTGACCTGGTTGATGCGCTCTCCTGGCTTGGGGTTGGCCTAA
- the secF gene encoding protein translocase subunit SecF, which produces MTTQEISPTDPTLQVLPQLSYRFDIVRRSKLWFTISLVVLVVGLTSMAFSLASFGTPLRLGLDFSGGTLLDLSFEQPITTEELRQALQEHNLASSVIQLDTNTSQEALIRMPPLSEEERLAVEATIQQKVGPFERNLVETVGPTVGRLLLRSGILAVLISFGLIVVYLTLRFQLDYAVFAILALLHDVVLTMGLFALLGLTVGMEVDSLFVVALLTIIGFSVNDTVVIYDRIRENRRLISRKVSFAEVVNLSLNQTFARSFNTTLTTMLPLIAIAILGGATLKGFAVALLVGFSLGVYSSIFIASPLLVWWRQQRSARIVEDVDADGDPDPLPSEAEG; this is translated from the coding sequence ATGACCACTCAGGAGATATCCCCGACAGATCCAACACTACAAGTCCTCCCTCAACTGAGTTATCGCTTCGATATTGTCAGGCGCAGTAAGCTGTGGTTCACCATCTCATTGGTGGTGTTGGTAGTGGGGTTAACCAGTATGGCCTTCTCCCTGGCCTCCTTCGGCACCCCCCTGCGGCTGGGGTTGGATTTTTCCGGCGGTACCCTGTTGGATTTGAGCTTCGAGCAACCCATCACCACCGAGGAACTGCGGCAAGCTCTTCAGGAACACAACTTGGCAAGCAGTGTGATTCAACTGGACACCAACACCAGCCAAGAAGCCCTGATCCGTATGCCCCCCCTTTCCGAAGAGGAACGACTAGCAGTGGAAGCCACAATTCAGCAGAAGGTTGGCCCGTTTGAGCGCAATTTGGTCGAGACTGTCGGCCCGACGGTAGGAAGGCTGCTGCTGCGTTCCGGCATTCTGGCGGTGTTGATCTCCTTCGGGTTGATCGTGGTCTATCTGACGCTGCGCTTCCAGTTAGATTACGCGGTATTCGCCATTCTGGCCCTTTTGCACGACGTGGTGCTGACGATGGGGCTGTTTGCCCTCTTGGGTCTGACGGTGGGCATGGAGGTGGATAGCCTGTTTGTGGTAGCACTGCTCACTATCATCGGCTTTTCTGTGAATGACACGGTGGTCATCTACGACCGCATCCGGGAAAACCGCCGTCTGATCAGCCGCAAGGTCAGCTTTGCTGAGGTCGTGAACCTGTCCTTGAACCAAACCTTTGCCCGCTCTTTCAACACCACCCTGACGACGATGTTGCCCCTGATTGCCATTGCCATTTTGGGTGGAGCGACCTTAAAGGGATTTGCGGTGGCGCTGTTGGTAGGGTTTAGCTTGGGGGTTTATTCCAGCATTTTTATCGCTAGCCCTCTACTGGTATGGTGGCGACAGCAGCGATCAGCCCGCATTGTTGAGGATGTAGATGCAGATGGGGATCCGGATCCGCTCCCATCTGAGGCGGAGGGCTAA
- a CDS encoding IS630 family transposase, whose amino-acid sequence MRQRYRRRIRYWCSDESRVGLLTVQHRKLTGFGVQPMGSIQWEFVYRWLYGLVEPLSGASWMVEFSHLDSCCFEAFLHSFAAQFPDDLHLIQVDNAAAHTAQNLTIADNVILVFQPPYCPEVNPIERVWRELKRELAWVHFDDVGQLQHAISQWVCRLSRCDR is encoded by the coding sequence TTGAGACAACGCTACAGGAGGCGAATCCGCTATTGGTGCAGCGATGAGAGCCGCGTCGGACTGCTGACGGTTCAACATCGCAAGTTGACGGGCTTTGGGGTGCAGCCGATGGGTTCAATTCAATGGGAGTTTGTGTATCGGTGGCTGTACGGTCTCGTGGAACCGCTGAGCGGTGCCTCGTGGATGGTCGAGTTTTCTCATCTCGACAGTTGTTGTTTTGAGGCGTTTTTGCACAGCTTTGCGGCTCAGTTCCCCGATGATTTACATCTGATTCAGGTGGATAATGCCGCAGCCCATACGGCTCAGAACCTGACGATAGCGGACAATGTCATCTTGGTGTTTCAGCCGCCTTATTGCCCTGAGGTCAATCCCATTGAGCGGGTCTGGCGGGAACTCAAGCGGGAGCTAGCTTGGGTTCACTTTGATGATGTTGGCCAACTCCAGCACGCCATCAGCCAGTGGGTTTGTCGGCTGAGTCGCTGCGATCGCTGA
- a CDS encoding lipid-A-disaccharide synthase-related protein: MGSLSIQPRSRLDPPRVLCLSNGHGEDEVASRIALALVQLGIQVRALPIVGEGKAYVRQGIPILATPQVMPSGGFIYQDWRQLWRDLRGGLLGLTGRQLAVIRKEAPQTDLMLAVGDIVPLLMAWWSGIPYGFVGTAKSDYYWRDEQGPYHPAWIPFAKQVSDYLPWERWLMGRERCRGSFLRDELTTTALYKRGLRTFYLGNPMMDGLDAQRDLPLDPNRPALLLLPGSRPPEAYRNWALMMQVVQGIPPEIQVYAALSPNLEPAQLQAWIPPQRRDMPLICTDFGACAQRATIVLAMAGTATEQCVGLGKPVMTLPGEGPQFTPRFAEAQTRLLGSAVHLTSVEHAPTLLRQLLERLATDPTYTAHLQAHGRQRMGAPGAAQRIAAQIQVWLMRDLAQV, translated from the coding sequence GTGGGATCCCTCTCGATTCAGCCTAGATCCCGATTGGATCCGCCGCGGGTGCTGTGTCTGAGCAATGGACACGGGGAAGATGAGGTGGCTAGTCGGATTGCTCTTGCCCTTGTGCAGTTGGGGATCCAAGTGCGGGCCCTGCCGATTGTGGGGGAAGGAAAAGCTTATGTGCGTCAAGGGATCCCGATTTTGGCAACTCCTCAGGTGATGCCCTCGGGAGGGTTTATCTATCAGGATTGGCGGCAGCTGTGGCGAGATCTGCGGGGAGGGTTACTGGGGTTAACAGGGCGACAACTGGCAGTGATCCGGAAAGAAGCTCCTCAGACGGATCTGATGTTGGCGGTGGGGGATATCGTGCCCTTGCTGATGGCTTGGTGGAGCGGTATCCCCTATGGGTTTGTGGGTACGGCCAAGTCGGATTACTACTGGCGGGATGAACAAGGCCCCTATCACCCAGCCTGGATCCCGTTTGCAAAGCAGGTTTCTGATTATTTGCCCTGGGAACGCTGGTTGATGGGTCGAGAGCGCTGTCGCGGATCCTTTCTGCGGGATGAACTGACGACCACCGCCCTGTACAAACGCGGATTGAGAACCTTTTACCTGGGCAACCCGATGATGGATGGGCTGGATGCACAAAGGGACTTGCCGCTGGATCCGAACCGACCGGCGTTGTTGCTGCTACCCGGATCCCGTCCGCCGGAAGCCTATCGCAACTGGGCCTTGATGATGCAGGTGGTGCAGGGGATCCCACCCGAGATTCAGGTCTATGCCGCCCTCAGCCCCAACCTAGAGCCAGCCCAACTTCAGGCCTGGATCCCGCCGCAACGACGTGATATGCCCCTCATCTGCACAGATTTCGGCGCCTGCGCGCAACGAGCCACCATAGTGCTGGCCATGGCCGGAACCGCAACGGAGCAATGCGTAGGCCTAGGCAAGCCGGTGATGACGCTGCCGGGAGAAGGGCCACAATTTACCCCCCGTTTTGCCGAAGCCCAAACTCGCCTGCTGGGATCCGCGGTTCACCTCACGTCTGTGGAGCACGCCCCCACGTTACTTCGCCAGCTTCTAGAGCGCTTGGCCACCGATCCCACCTACACCGCACATCTGCAAGCTCACGGACGCCAACGCATGGGAGCCCCTGGTGCTGCTCAGCGCATCGCAGCTCAAATACAAGTCTGGCTAATGAGAGATTTGGCCCAAGTTTGA
- a CDS encoding helix-turn-helix domain-containing protein yields MSGVLKIDIAETAEELKAVLEQQQRSSQRRKVQVLWWLKTGQAKRVEQLAQLSGCHRTTVSRWLSQYRQSGLEGLVEVASRSGRPRAISGEVLASLERELQDPEGFSSYGAVQQWLAAVHGQRVPYKTVHKTVRYRLKAKLKVPRPVSKKQTPGACESFKQTLQPRSASRFRQP; encoded by the coding sequence ATGAGTGGAGTCCTCAAAATCGATATCGCTGAAACAGCAGAAGAACTAAAAGCCGTCTTGGAACAACAGCAACGGTCATCACAGCGCCGTAAAGTACAGGTGTTGTGGTGGCTCAAAACAGGACAAGCGAAGCGTGTTGAGCAGTTAGCCCAACTGAGCGGTTGCCATCGCACGACCGTGTCTCGGTGGCTGAGCCAGTATCGACAGAGTGGACTCGAAGGGTTGGTGGAGGTAGCATCTCGCAGTGGACGACCGCGAGCGATTAGCGGTGAAGTCCTGGCATCTTTAGAGCGGGAACTGCAAGATCCAGAAGGCTTTAGCAGTTATGGAGCGGTGCAGCAGTGGCTCGCAGCGGTGCATGGTCAACGGGTGCCCTACAAGACGGTGCATAAGACGGTGCGCTATCGGCTCAAAGCGAAGCTCAAAGTGCCCCGTCCGGTGTCAAAGAAGCAGACTCCTGGGGCGTGCGAATCCTTTAAGCAAACCTTGCAGCCCAGATCAGCCAGTCGCTTCCGCCAGCCTTGA
- a CDS encoding thiamine phosphate synthase, giving the protein MKPQAIARILDVNLDRAREGLRVLEEWFRFGLEDPTLSGECKAMRQALAQWHSDPLRFARDTPADPGTRLSHPQEEQRRDLSHLLQANCSRVQEALRVLEEYGKLAEASHWVAPGLAKLAQDMRYRLYGLENELLGGSLRQRLSEAHLYLVTSPVPHWLEAVEKALRGGVTLVQYRQKNLSDSEKLRDLKLLRQLCNRYYALMIVNDRVDLALISQADGVHLGQTDLPVPYARQLLGSHKLIGLSTTNPEELAQALTASVDYIGVGPVYATPTKADKPASGLDYVRLAAQQSHIPWFAIGGIDTHNLAQVREAGATRVAVVRALMEAPDPAQTARLMLGELLPQGIPALSQIDRYHD; this is encoded by the coding sequence ATGAAACCTCAGGCCATTGCCCGTATTCTTGATGTCAACCTCGATCGCGCCCGCGAGGGTTTGCGGGTACTAGAAGAATGGTTCCGCTTCGGCCTGGAGGATCCGACCCTTTCTGGCGAATGCAAAGCCATGCGTCAGGCTTTGGCCCAGTGGCACAGCGATCCCTTGCGCTTTGCCCGCGATACTCCCGCCGATCCGGGCACGCGACTCTCCCATCCCCAAGAAGAGCAGCGTCGCGATCTCAGCCATCTGTTGCAGGCCAATTGCAGCCGCGTTCAGGAAGCTCTACGAGTCTTAGAAGAGTACGGAAAACTGGCCGAAGCTAGCCATTGGGTGGCTCCTGGCTTGGCCAAGCTGGCCCAAGACATGCGCTATCGCCTCTACGGACTGGAAAATGAACTGTTGGGGGGATCCCTGCGGCAACGCCTTTCGGAGGCTCACCTGTATCTGGTGACCAGTCCCGTCCCCCATTGGCTAGAGGCCGTGGAAAAAGCCCTGCGCGGCGGGGTAACCCTGGTGCAGTATCGCCAAAAAAACCTCTCCGACAGCGAAAAGCTGCGGGATCTGAAGCTGCTGCGGCAACTGTGCAACCGTTACTATGCTCTGATGATCGTCAACGACCGAGTGGATTTGGCCCTGATTAGCCAAGCCGATGGCGTTCACCTGGGGCAAACCGATTTGCCTGTCCCTTACGCCCGACAGTTGCTGGGATCCCATAAGCTGATTGGCCTTTCTACCACCAACCCCGAAGAATTGGCCCAGGCTCTAACGGCTAGCGTAGATTACATCGGTGTAGGACCTGTCTATGCTACCCCCACCAAAGCCGATAAGCCTGCTTCTGGGCTGGACTATGTGCGCTTAGCGGCCCAGCAGTCCCACATTCCCTGGTTTGCCATTGGTGGCATCGATACCCACAATCTGGCCCAAGTGCGGGAGGCGGGGGCCACCCGGGTAGCCGTGGTGCGTGCTTTGATGGAAGCCCCCGATCCGGCCCAAACAGCACGACTAATGTTAGGAGAATTGCTGCCCCAGGGGATCCCTGCTTTGTCTCAAATTGACCGATACCATGACTGA
- a CDS encoding CO2 hydration protein, whose product MTSTLPRDGSSLSPSCFLLVGLDPLDQVRIRPILQRLEAGGALLPDSLINRLEVIGILHSYGEVLDAYSRNLIFIADHQFLELFPAFKYFNGEITPGKWLRYLWHDRINYEFAEYCMKAMLWHGGGGLDAHLDTPEFIERAKAAIRAKIQFNPFLRGLGLFFPDFGLEQVRMLAMYSGLGQFWRVMSDLFLALAKRYETEPHLTITDVVAHVQQGLVDAADKPITYAPRIWGQRHEVIPQSVGLTFLPDTAIPYVEAVFFRSFPFMGTLSYNAQAGQIPEEQADFAYGALYADPLPVGSAGIPPTLLMQDMMRHLPPYLREHYRRSLRGEDDLRVKICLSFQKSMFCVTTAALRALAPFPLETQDPQQQLANREFLTPWLQRLVGSRLLTVQEV is encoded by the coding sequence ATGACTTCCACTTTGCCTCGTGATGGCTCTTCTCTTTCTCCCTCCTGTTTTCTGCTGGTGGGTCTGGATCCGTTGGATCAGGTGCGGATTCGCCCGATTTTGCAGCGCTTGGAGGCGGGGGGTGCCCTGCTGCCGGATTCGCTGATCAACCGTCTGGAGGTGATCGGGATCCTCCACAGCTACGGGGAGGTGTTGGATGCCTATTCCCGCAATTTGATCTTCATCGCCGACCACCAATTTCTGGAGCTGTTCCCAGCCTTTAAGTATTTCAATGGCGAGATTACCCCTGGCAAGTGGCTGCGTTACCTTTGGCATGACCGCATCAACTACGAGTTTGCTGAATACTGCATGAAGGCCATGCTTTGGCATGGGGGGGGCGGTTTGGATGCCCATCTGGATACGCCGGAGTTTATCGAACGGGCCAAGGCCGCCATTCGAGCCAAGATCCAGTTCAACCCTTTTTTGCGGGGCTTGGGGCTGTTCTTCCCCGATTTTGGTCTGGAACAGGTGCGGATGCTGGCCATGTACAGCGGTTTGGGCCAGTTCTGGCGGGTGATGAGCGATCTGTTCTTGGCTTTGGCCAAGCGCTACGAGACGGAACCTCACCTGACCATTACCGATGTGGTGGCCCATGTGCAGCAGGGGTTGGTGGATGCTGCTGACAAACCGATTACTTATGCCCCGCGCATTTGGGGTCAACGCCATGAGGTGATCCCGCAGTCGGTGGGGCTGACCTTCCTGCCGGATACCGCCATTCCCTACGTGGAGGCGGTGTTCTTCCGCTCGTTTCCCTTCATGGGTACCCTGTCTTACAATGCCCAGGCCGGGCAGATCCCGGAGGAACAGGCGGATTTTGCCTATGGGGCATTGTATGCGGATCCGCTGCCAGTGGGCAGTGCTGGGATCCCACCCACCCTGCTGATGCAGGATATGATGCGGCATTTGCCCCCCTATTTACGGGAACACTATCGCCGTAGCCTGCGGGGAGAAGATGATCTGCGGGTAAAAATCTGTTTAAGCTTTCAGAAATCCATGTTTTGTGTCACCACCGCTGCCTTGCGCGCCCTAGCTCCTTTTCCCCTAGAAACTCAGGATCCCCAGCAACAATTGGCAAACCGGGAATTCCTCACCCCTTGGCTACAACGATTGGTCGGATCCCGACTTTTAACTGTGCAGGAGGTTTAG
- a CDS encoding NADH-quinone oxidoreductase subunit M yields the protein MLSLLIGIPLLGAAVIGLIPEQLDRQIHRTLALTFGLILFGLSMGLLLQFDPSLGSLQLAETVPWIPQLGLIYELGVDGISLPLVVMNGLLVLIAIWASGKVERPRLYYSLLLMLAAAVAGAFLAQNLLLFFLFYEIELIPLYLLIAIWGGPRRTYAATKFLVYTALSGILLLIGFFGLSWLSDTNSFTYAVLQAHPLPLVQQSLLLIPILLGLAIKIPLVPFHTWLPDGHVEASTPISVLLAGLLLKLGTYGLLRFGLQLLPDAWEQAGPWLAGLAVVNVLYGSFNALVQQDMKKLVAYSSIAHMGYILLAAAAATPLALVGSIFQMISHGLISALLFLLVGAVYTNTGTRDLKLLEGLLNPERGLPLIGSLMVLGVMASGGTPGMVGFIAEFIVFRGSFPVFPLQTLLCMIGTGLTAAYFLLMVNRAFFGRLSDVAIAMPRRRLGERLPAAVLAVIVVLLGLQPAWVTGWVEPTMVHILDPASTAVVLAPVSDVGHPTLL from the coding sequence ATGTTAAGCCTATTGATCGGGATCCCATTGCTGGGGGCAGCGGTGATTGGGTTGATCCCGGAGCAATTGGATCGGCAGATCCATCGAACATTAGCCCTAACGTTTGGGCTGATTTTGTTCGGCCTGAGTATGGGGTTGTTGCTGCAATTTGATCCCAGTCTGGGATCTTTGCAACTGGCGGAGACGGTGCCTTGGATCCCGCAATTGGGCTTGATCTACGAGTTAGGGGTGGATGGTATTTCCTTACCTTTAGTGGTGATGAATGGCTTGCTGGTGCTAATCGCCATTTGGGCTAGTGGCAAAGTGGAGCGGCCTCGCCTTTATTACAGTCTGTTGTTGATGTTGGCGGCGGCAGTGGCAGGGGCCTTTTTGGCGCAGAACTTACTGCTGTTTTTCCTGTTTTATGAGATCGAGCTGATCCCGCTTTATTTGCTCATTGCCATCTGGGGCGGGCCACGCCGCACCTATGCGGCCACCAAATTTTTGGTGTATACGGCCCTATCCGGGATCCTGCTTTTGATTGGCTTCTTTGGCCTCAGTTGGCTGAGTGATACCAACAGCTTCACCTACGCGGTGTTGCAGGCTCATCCCCTGCCCTTGGTACAGCAGAGCTTGTTGTTGATCCCGATTTTGTTGGGATTGGCCATTAAAATCCCCTTGGTGCCTTTTCATACTTGGCTGCCGGATGGGCACGTGGAGGCTTCCACCCCTATTTCTGTGCTCTTGGCAGGGTTGCTGCTGAAATTGGGCACCTATGGCCTGTTGCGCTTTGGCTTGCAGCTGTTGCCGGATGCCTGGGAGCAGGCGGGGCCGTGGTTGGCGGGTTTGGCGGTGGTGAACGTGCTGTACGGCTCCTTCAATGCCCTGGTGCAGCAGGATATGAAGAAGTTGGTGGCCTACAGCTCGATTGCCCATATGGGCTACATTTTGCTAGCGGCGGCGGCGGCCACTCCTCTGGCTTTGGTGGGATCTATCTTTCAAATGATCAGCCACGGTCTGATCTCGGCGCTGCTGTTTCTGTTGGTGGGGGCGGTTTACACCAACACCGGCACACGAGATCTGAAGCTGCTAGAGGGCTTGCTCAATCCAGAGCGGGGCTTACCGTTGATCGGCAGTTTGATGGTGTTGGGGGTGATGGCCAGCGGCGGCACGCCGGGTATGGTGGGCTTTATCGCCGAGTTCATCGTCTTTCGCGGCAGCTTTCCGGTGTTCCCCTTGCAGACCCTGCTGTGCATGATCGGGACGGGTCTGACGGCAGCTTATTTCCTGCTGATGGTGAACCGCGCTTTCTTTGGCCGTCTATCCGATGTCGCGATTGCTATGCCCCGGCGACGCTTGGGGGAACGGTTGCCAGCGGCGGTGTTGGCGGTGATCGTGGTGCTGCTGGGGTTGCAACCGGCCTGGGTGACGGGCTGGGTAGAGCCGACGATGGTTCATATCCTGGATCCGGCCTCAACAGCGGTGGTGCTTGCCCCGGTGAGCGATGTAGGTCATCCAACTTTGCTTTGA
- a CDS encoding AAA family ATPase, whose translation MIRARYPLIYLVSPEEEPADAVLAQVAKCTDPARKVLIWDLVRGWQDTGEDRGSVMAALGRVMRSAPSEDTLFVLRDLHYILRNASSDKNAPIVRELKNLSRELKRSRKMLLLLSHTLEIPTDLAEEITVVDIPLPSSDEISRLIQLYVAPEKLKLTSLAREQLIKACQGLSRERIRRVLARALAAKQEVNEADIDLVLEEKKQAIRQTGILEFFTARESLKSVGGLDNLKAWVRVRQEAFTEEARRYGLPNPKGVLLVGIQGTGKSLSAKTIANEWRLPLLRLDAGRLFAGIVGESESRVRQMIQLSEAMAPCVLWIDEIDKAFGNIASGADGDSGTSRRVFGSLITWMQEKTSPVFIVATANNVPLLPPELLRKGRFDEIFFLNLPTEAERKEIFRVHLQRLRPSRLREFDLGALAAQSENFSGAEIEQTIVDAMYNAFGGSGGNSRRDFTQEDILQAIAETVPLASIARDQIENLKCWAAQAGARTASQDAKILQEMKQCFIPS comes from the coding sequence ATGATTCGGGCTCGTTACCCTCTGATTTACCTGGTTTCTCCAGAGGAGGAGCCTGCCGATGCGGTGCTGGCGCAAGTGGCCAAATGCACGGATCCCGCCCGCAAAGTGCTGATTTGGGATCTGGTACGCGGCTGGCAGGACACCGGCGAAGATCGAGGCTCGGTCATGGCCGCCCTAGGCCGGGTGATGCGCTCTGCCCCGAGCGAAGACACCCTGTTTGTGTTGCGGGATCTGCACTACATTTTGCGCAACGCCAGCAGCGACAAAAATGCCCCCATTGTGCGCGAGCTGAAAAACCTCAGCCGTGAGCTAAAACGCAGCCGCAAGATGTTGCTCCTTCTCAGCCATACCCTAGAGATCCCCACCGATCTGGCAGAAGAGATCACCGTCGTCGATATCCCCTTGCCCAGCAGCGACGAGATCAGCCGCCTGATCCAGCTCTATGTTGCCCCCGAGAAACTCAAACTCACCTCCCTCGCCCGCGAACAGCTGATCAAAGCCTGCCAGGGTCTGAGTCGAGAACGGATTCGCCGCGTTTTGGCCCGTGCCCTGGCGGCCAAACAAGAAGTGAACGAAGCGGATATTGATCTGGTGTTGGAGGAAAAAAAGCAGGCCATTCGCCAAACTGGCATTCTAGAGTTTTTCACCGCCCGCGAGAGCCTCAAAAGTGTGGGCGGGCTGGATAACCTGAAAGCCTGGGTGCGGGTGCGCCAAGAAGCCTTTACCGAAGAAGCACGTCGCTATGGCTTGCCCAACCCGAAGGGGGTGTTGCTGGTGGGGATCCAGGGCACCGGCAAATCCTTATCCGCCAAAACCATTGCCAACGAGTGGCGTTTGCCCTTGCTGCGGTTGGATGCAGGCCGCCTTTTCGCTGGGATCGTTGGGGAATCGGAAAGTCGCGTGCGGCAGATGATCCAACTCTCGGAGGCGATGGCTCCCTGCGTGCTCTGGATCGACGAGATTGACAAAGCTTTTGGCAATATCGCCAGTGGCGCCGATGGGGATTCTGGCACCAGTCGGCGGGTGTTTGGCAGCCTGATCACCTGGATGCAGGAGAAAACCAGCCCCGTTTTCATCGTGGCCACCGCCAACAATGTTCCCCTATTGCCGCCGGAATTGCTGCGCAAAGGCCGCTTTGATGAGATCTTTTTCTTGAACTTGCCCACCGAAGCTGAACGCAAAGAGATTTTTCGCGTCCATCTGCAGCGGTTACGCCCCAGCCGCCTGCGGGAGTTCGACCTAGGGGCTTTAGCCGCTCAGTCAGAAAACTTTAGCGGGGCGGAGATCGAACAAACGATTGTGGATGCCATGTACAACGCCTTTGGGGGCAGCGGGGGTAACAGCAGACGGGACTTCACCCAAGAGGACATTCTGCAAGCCATTGCCGAAACCGTGCCCTTGGCCTCGATCGCCCGCGACCAAATTGAGAACCTCAAGTGTTGGGCGGCCCAAGCGGGAGCCAGAACCGCCTCGCAAGATGCCAAGATACTACAGGAGATGAAACAGTGTTTTATCCCCTCCTGA